Proteins encoded by one window of Bacillus solimangrovi:
- the comGA gene encoding competence type IV pilus ATPase ComGA, with translation MIASLSASLIESAILSSASDIHFTPSPQQTFVSFRIAGKLQKHRQLPNELAEKLIAQYKFLSGMDIGECRRPQSSAYMTMVRNEKVFLRFSTLPTVNNQEGLVIRVIPQHQSYSMGNLTVFRNDRHKLLRLLQKSNGLFLITGPTGSGKTTTLYSLLQVALEQQHCEILTLEDPVERYCEQFTQIQINEKAGLSYEEGIIAALRYDPDILVIGEIRNTLTAKMAIRAAYTGHLVISTLHTKRASDALFRLRELGIPAIDMEQTLIGIAAQQLVNLKCKHCLKNCSYSCNSEQNVNRTAIFEILTEEELSHAVRGIDSGQTGEPICSFFKQLRKAFALGYIAKGAIESSGFMEK, from the coding sequence ATGATTGCGAGCTTAAGCGCATCACTAATTGAAAGTGCAATACTTTCATCCGCTTCTGATATTCATTTCACCCCTTCTCCTCAACAAACGTTTGTTTCATTCCGCATAGCAGGTAAGCTTCAAAAGCATCGACAACTTCCAAATGAACTTGCTGAAAAATTGATTGCTCAATATAAGTTCTTAAGTGGTATGGACATTGGAGAATGCCGTCGTCCTCAAAGTAGTGCTTATATGACAATGGTTCGTAATGAAAAAGTTTTTCTGCGCTTTTCCACTCTTCCAACTGTGAATAATCAAGAAGGTCTTGTTATTCGCGTGATACCTCAACACCAATCTTATTCTATGGGCAATTTGACAGTGTTTCGAAATGATCGTCATAAACTATTACGTTTATTACAAAAGAGTAACGGGTTGTTTTTGATAACTGGTCCTACAGGATCTGGGAAAACGACGACTTTGTATAGCCTTCTACAAGTAGCTTTAGAACAACAACATTGTGAAATTTTAACATTAGAGGATCCCGTAGAGCGTTATTGCGAGCAATTTACACAAATCCAGATTAATGAGAAAGCGGGTTTATCATATGAAGAGGGTATAATTGCTGCATTACGTTATGATCCAGATATACTTGTCATCGGTGAAATAAGAAATACATTAACTGCAAAAATGGCAATTCGTGCAGCTTATACAGGTCATCTTGTAATAAGTACATTGCATACAAAGCGAGCTTCAGACGCTCTATTTCGGTTGAGGGAGTTAGGTATACCAGCAATTGATATGGAACAAACACTAATTGGTATAGCTGCTCAGCAACTAGTGAATCTCAAATGCAAACATTGTTTAAAAAATTGTTCATATAGTTGTAATTCTGAGCAAAACGTTAATCGCACGGCTATTTTTGAGATATTAACTGAAGAAGAGTTATCCCATGCAGTTAGAGGGATTGATTCTGGACAAACTGGAGAACCTATTTGCAGTTTTTTTAAACAATTACGCAAGGCATTTGCTTTAGGGTATATAGCTAAGGGGGCGATAGAGTCTAGTGGCTTTATGGAGAAATAG
- a CDS encoding DUF2626 family protein, producing the protein MNNMYRVLAFWTGIFTIFFYLGHMIQTALLFLGITGFFLAIGALKLSERTYLYIFGAFLTLFFAGFTYYTTFQMVPGAGH; encoded by the coding sequence ATGAATAACATGTACCGCGTATTAGCGTTTTGGACTGGAATCTTCACAATCTTTTTCTACCTTGGTCACATGATTCAAACTGCCCTATTATTTTTAGGTATTACAGGTTTCTTCTTGGCTATTGGTGCCTTAAAACTTTCTGAGCGTACATATTTGTACATCTTTGGAGCATTTCTAACGTTGTTCTTTGCAGGTTTTACTTATTACACAACTTTCCAAATGGTCCCAGGAGCAGGTCACTAA
- a CDS encoding MBL fold metallo-hydrolase, protein MKWEQLPLGPLQTNAYVIWNDSNEAIVVDPGGEAEKLFAWLDSKGLMVSAVLLTHAHFDHIGAVDDVRNKYKVPVYLHEKERDWLSNPALNGSEFFMLNKPIMIKNADKLLVKEQTLTINSIKFEVLETPGHSPGSVSFYVKEAGVVFAGDTLFARSIGRTDLPQGSHEQLLDSIHDKLMSLAEDTTVAPGHGPITTVQTEMDGNPFLNGF, encoded by the coding sequence ATAAAGTGGGAACAACTTCCATTAGGTCCTTTGCAAACAAATGCCTATGTGATTTGGAATGATTCAAATGAAGCTATTGTTGTTGATCCAGGAGGAGAAGCTGAAAAGTTATTTGCGTGGCTTGATTCTAAAGGGCTAATGGTTTCGGCAGTATTATTAACACACGCACACTTTGATCATATCGGTGCGGTAGATGATGTGCGTAATAAGTATAAAGTACCTGTCTATTTACATGAAAAAGAACGAGATTGGCTATCCAACCCAGCGTTGAATGGATCCGAATTTTTTATGTTAAATAAACCTATCATGATAAAAAATGCAGATAAATTATTAGTGAAAGAACAGACATTAACAATTAATTCTATTAAGTTTGAGGTATTAGAAACGCCAGGACATTCACCTGGAAGTGTTTCTTTTTATGTGAAGGAAGCAGGTGTTGTGTTTGCTGGTGATACACTGTTTGCACGGAGTATTGGTCGAACGGATTTACCACAGGGTTCACATGAACAGCTACTTGATAGCATCCATGATAAGTTAATGTCACTAGCCGAAGATACAACAGTGGCTCCTGGACACGGCCCAATTACAACTGTTCAAACTGAGATGGATGGTAATCCATTTTTGAATGGTTTTTAA
- a CDS encoding DUF2759 domain-containing protein yields MGLVIIFTLVTIVAAIGTLRSLARKNALAILFASGTTLVFGWFSVMTFIAILGGHGVPVPAH; encoded by the coding sequence ATGGGTCTTGTAATTATCTTTACACTAGTGACAATTGTTGCAGCAATTGGAACGTTGCGTTCATTAGCTCGTAAGAATGCACTTGCAATCTTATTTGCAAGTGGCACAACACTAGTATTTGGTTGGTTCTCAGTAATGACTTTTATCGCAATCTTGGGAGGTCATGGTGTACCAGTACCAGCCCATTAA
- a CDS encoding MTH1187 family thiamine-binding protein, with product MAIVDVTVIPIGTDTPSVSTYVADIQRILEKYKVEGKINYQLTPMNTIIEGELSDLLQVIQAIHEAPFQQGIQRVATNIRIDDRRDLKRSMNDKLESVHKHLQA from the coding sequence ATGGCAATTGTAGATGTTACGGTTATTCCAATTGGAACAGATACTCCAAGTGTGAGTACATATGTGGCAGATATCCAAAGGATTCTTGAAAAATATAAAGTTGAAGGGAAAATTAACTATCAATTAACTCCGATGAATACAATTATTGAAGGGGAATTATCAGACTTACTTCAAGTTATACAAGCAATTCATGAAGCACCTTTCCAACAGGGAATTCAACGTGTTGCAACTAATATACGCATTGATGACCGTCGTGATCTGAAACGATCAATGAACGATAAGTTAGAAAGTGTACATAAACATTTACAAGCGTAA
- a CDS encoding ABC transporter permease: protein MTPSISNTSMLFLMTFVFIPMLLSYLYALKVEKDVLWASLRGSVQLFAIGYVLTYLFSLPPLFGITFMLIVMISVAGINASRRGKSLPYVRVKTFLTLIVIEVFVLSLWLIFNMISFKAEEVIPMSGMVIGNCMVAIGLALNRMKDEFSESKGRILAALSLGVSAKEASKLIIRKTLRAAMIPNIDGLKTIGLVQLPGMMTGLILGGVSPIDAIRYQLVISLSIFSAVSLSAMMITALMYKSFFNENIQLLDFEE from the coding sequence TTGACTCCGTCCATATCGAATACATCAATGTTATTTCTTATGACGTTTGTATTCATTCCGATGCTTCTCTCTTATTTATATGCATTGAAAGTTGAAAAAGATGTATTATGGGCATCGTTAAGAGGTAGTGTTCAACTTTTTGCAATTGGATATGTACTTACATACCTCTTCTCGTTACCCCCATTATTCGGTATCACATTTATGTTAATTGTGATGATTTCAGTGGCAGGTATAAATGCTTCGAGGCGAGGAAAGTCCTTACCCTATGTGCGTGTAAAAACGTTTTTGACATTGATTGTAATTGAGGTATTTGTTCTATCATTATGGTTAATATTTAATATGATTTCATTCAAAGCAGAAGAAGTCATTCCGATGAGTGGAATGGTGATCGGAAATTGTATGGTTGCAATTGGATTAGCCTTAAATCGAATGAAAGATGAATTTTCAGAAAGTAAAGGACGGATACTTGCTGCATTGTCATTAGGAGTATCAGCCAAAGAGGCATCTAAACTAATTATTCGGAAAACGTTACGTGCCGCTATGATTCCAAATATTGATGGGTTAAAAACGATTGGGCTTGTGCAATTGCCTGGTATGATGACAGGACTTATCTTAGGGGGTGTAAGCCCCATTGATGCAATTCGATATCAACTTGTTATTTCTTTAAGTATCTTTTCAGCTGTCTCTTTAAGTGCCATGATGATCACAGCTTTAATGTATAAAAGTTTTTTCAATGAGAATATTCAGTTGCTTGATTTCGAGGAATAG
- a CDS encoding ABC transporter ATP-binding protein, with protein MSDVIFEINNVCTDWLEDIRLQVNYNDFVTLIGPSGAGKSSLLYLLNRLKDPNQGMIYYRSQSILDYSIQQLRKEVGMVFQQANLFPGTVRENLLYGPIYHNEYENGLEERLIEMVQLPKDYLVRNVEDLSGGERQRVAFARTLANNPNVLLLDEPTSALDLRTIQSIEGMLMQLVKEQNKTILMVTHDLSQARRLGTKTVFMSGGRVVEVNDTTSLFSSPQTKLLRHFIKGEPN; from the coding sequence TTGTCTGATGTAATTTTTGAAATAAATAATGTATGTACTGATTGGTTAGAAGATATTCGATTACAAGTTAATTACAATGATTTTGTAACGTTAATTGGTCCATCTGGAGCAGGTAAGAGTAGTTTGTTGTATTTATTGAATAGGCTTAAGGATCCGAATCAGGGCATGATTTATTACCGTAGTCAATCGATCTTAGACTATTCTATACAACAGTTGCGGAAAGAAGTAGGAATGGTTTTTCAACAGGCCAATTTGTTTCCAGGTACCGTGAGAGAGAATCTTCTCTATGGACCAATCTATCATAATGAATATGAGAATGGTTTGGAAGAACGTCTTATAGAGATGGTACAGTTACCTAAGGATTATTTAGTTAGGAATGTTGAAGACTTGTCTGGAGGAGAGAGGCAACGAGTTGCATTTGCGAGAACATTAGCAAATAATCCTAATGTATTATTACTAGATGAACCAACGAGTGCGTTAGATCTGCGGACAATTCAAAGTATAGAAGGAATGCTTATGCAATTAGTCAAAGAACAAAATAAGACGATATTAATGGTAACTCATGACCTTAGTCAGGCTAGAAGATTAGGTACAAAAACAGTATTTATGAGTGGAGGACGTGTTGTAGAGGTTAACGATACAACTTCTCTATTTTCATCACCTCAAACTAAATTATTACGACATTTTATTAAGGGGGAACCAAATTGA
- a CDS encoding class I SAM-dependent methyltransferase — MFNLLREQIRRANHCRITYEEYMNTVLYHEQKGYYMKRERKLGKQGDFYTSVHVHDIFARMFVKIFVRFFEKTKLKPVICEMGGGDGKFAKAFLTYWNDNYAHKFSELTYILIEVSPHHRQIQFEMLQGFENVLIYSSLDEAKREHQRLNGVFFSNELFDALPVHVVEQREGELNEVFITINDDELTEIMEPCQRLEITNWVGNYFAPLKEGQRIEVPLAMEEVIHSCSEWFDNVCMFTVDYGYWKESWQESARKNGSLRGYYKHELIEDVLKYPGEMDITTHVQLDPFILIAQDMHLELLSSFDQNDFLLKAGILKELQENYDPNPFSETAKKNRAIRSFIMGEGFGSAFQVLVQKKGLIGLEMDDMLEKDSKYYL, encoded by the coding sequence GTGTTTAATTTATTACGTGAACAAATAAGAAGAGCAAATCATTGTCGAATTACATATGAGGAATATATGAATACTGTCCTTTATCATGAGCAAAAAGGGTACTATATGAAACGGGAGCGGAAGCTAGGTAAACAAGGTGACTTTTATACAAGCGTACATGTCCATGATATTTTTGCAAGAATGTTTGTGAAAATTTTTGTCCGATTTTTTGAAAAAACAAAATTGAAGCCAGTTATATGCGAAATGGGAGGTGGAGATGGGAAATTCGCTAAAGCCTTTCTTACTTATTGGAATGATAACTATGCTCACAAATTCAGTGAATTAACATACATTTTAATTGAAGTAAGTCCACATCACCGTCAAATTCAATTTGAGATGTTACAAGGGTTTGAGAACGTTCTCATTTATTCTAGTTTAGATGAAGCAAAAAGAGAACATCAACGATTGAATGGTGTCTTCTTCTCAAATGAGCTATTTGATGCACTTCCGGTACATGTTGTTGAACAAAGAGAAGGGGAGTTAAATGAAGTATTTATAACAATCAATGATGATGAATTAACTGAGATAATGGAACCTTGTCAACGTTTAGAAATTACCAATTGGGTGGGAAATTACTTTGCACCATTAAAAGAAGGACAACGAATTGAGGTCCCACTAGCTATGGAAGAAGTGATTCATTCTTGTTCTGAATGGTTTGATAATGTGTGTATGTTTACCGTTGATTATGGTTATTGGAAAGAAAGCTGGCAAGAATCAGCTAGAAAAAATGGTAGTTTAAGGGGTTATTATAAACATGAGCTAATCGAAGATGTATTAAAATACCCAGGAGAAATGGATATTACTACGCATGTTCAGTTAGATCCTTTTATTTTAATTGCACAAGATATGCATCTTGAGCTACTTTCATCATTCGATCAGAATGATTTTTTGTTAAAGGCAGGTATATTAAAGGAGCTTCAAGAGAATTATGATCCTAATCCATTTTCAGAAACGGCTAAAAAGAACAGAGCAATTCGCTCGTTCATAATGGGCGAAGGTTTCGGTTCTGCTTTTCAAGTTCTTGTACAAAAGAAAGGGCTCATAGGATTGGAGATGGATGATATGCTAGAGAAGGACAGCAAATATTATTTATAA
- a CDS encoding helix-turn-helix transcriptional regulator: MEQTLKITNVLSDPTRYSIYQYITKKHQEVTVQEIADAFEIHPNVARLHLSKLEDVNMLVSETKKTGKGGRPSRLYRLSDDVIQLNFPFRDYQLLSKIAMDTLMSLGDVGKKALFETGKQYGVEVMNRELKQQNSSSEEISFDESIELLKNASATLGFYPDFSYNESKTKVNFQIHNCPFKEVAKEEKYVCDMHYAFLSGMFNVMFTNAQLVEEENMLNGCDSCKYQVMVTK, translated from the coding sequence TTGGAACAAACTCTAAAAATTACCAATGTATTATCAGACCCAACTCGATATTCAATTTATCAATACATTACTAAAAAACATCAAGAAGTAACCGTTCAAGAAATAGCAGATGCATTTGAAATTCATCCAAATGTTGCAAGACTTCATTTATCAAAACTAGAAGATGTAAACATGCTTGTTTCAGAGACGAAAAAAACTGGCAAAGGTGGTCGTCCAAGTCGACTATATCGCTTGTCAGATGATGTCATTCAATTAAATTTCCCTTTTCGTGATTACCAATTACTATCTAAAATAGCAATGGATACTTTAATGTCTCTAGGTGATGTAGGTAAAAAAGCGCTCTTTGAGACAGGAAAACAATACGGGGTCGAAGTTATGAATCGTGAACTAAAACAACAAAACAGCTCATCAGAAGAAATTTCCTTTGATGAAAGTATTGAATTATTAAAGAATGCATCTGCAACACTTGGATTTTATCCCGATTTTTCATATAACGAATCAAAAACAAAAGTTAATTTCCAAATTCACAATTGTCCGTTTAAAGAAGTTGCAAAAGAAGAAAAATATGTGTGTGATATGCACTATGCATTTTTAAGCGGCATGTTCAATGTAATGTTTACGAATGCCCAACTAGTAGAAGAAGAGAACATGTTAAACGGGTGTGATTCTTGTAAATATCAAGTAATGGTCACAAAGTAA